One Citrus sinensis cultivar Valencia sweet orange chromosome 5, DVS_A1.0, whole genome shotgun sequence genomic window, CATGGGTTGAAATGCCAGTTGGGATGGGTGAGGGTTGGCCGGTGAGACAGGCTGGAACAAAATTGAGCATCACAGTTGAAGGTGAGCTGTACGCACTAGATCCCTCTGGTGCACTTGATAGTGCAAAGATCAAGGTGTATGATTATCATGACGATACTTGGAAAGTTGTGGTTGGGGATGTACCCTTACCAAACTTTACTGATTCAGAGTCACCATATCTACTTGCTGGTTTACTTGGAAAGCTTCATGTGATAACCAATGATGCTAATCACAACATAGCAGTCTTGCAGGCTGAtgtgaaaaatcattttgcttCCATGCCGTCtgcttcatcatcttcattccATGACTGCATAAATGAACCAGCTTCAGGATCAGAAACAGATACATGGAAGATGATTGCCATAAGGAATGCTGGATCCGCTGAGCTGGTTAGCTGTCAAACAATTAATCTTTGATGCTACTGGGTTGCAccctttcaattttctttttttccttttcccctTTCTCTAGAGTCAATAATAGAAGAGTTTGATATCATAGTTTGTTCTGATTGCTTCTGCGGTCAAATCTTTGACCTTAGAATTGGCAATTAACTTATGATCTATGGCAGACGagttttccttttatttttgtatagaATAGAGAATTAGTCCCGGCAGTTGGGGATATCCAAGTGAGTGTTCTCCGAAGTGCAGTGCAACTGTAGCCTCTACCAAAACTCGAGTTCGATTCTTGGGAGTAGTAAGGGGgataaaaattgtatttgaGCTTGCCCAACCCCCcttaccttttctttttaaaaaaagtgagTTTTCTCCGAAGTGACTGTGACATCATTGATGTAATAGTTAAgtatgtttttcttatttatatatatttttctccaAAATAGATAAGAgtctttttcaaataaaggaATGAACGCTGTAAGAAAGCCTGTTTTTTCTATGAAGAACACTAAATTAGCACTTGAAAATGTAAGATCATGGTAAACTGTCAGTCTGCTATACTTTTACTTTGCTACTTCAATGAGAAGACAACTGCAACAGCAAGACTAAAATTACATCAGATCTTCAGTCTTCCAAACAACTCAACTTTAGAACATGATGGATTATTTTAGCAGTAGAAAGTATCAGCAACactgttttaaaataaaatgggtaATACATTCTCGAAGATGACTTAAAAAACTGATTCATATGTCTCAAACAGCATAAAAGGTTCTCAAACGGGCTAGTAGCAACATCCAAACACATGTAACTGGCTACATTGTCTTACATCACAAACATACTGCAGTACTTCAAGATCCTGATCAGGCCATGACACTTGGCTTTATTCCATAATACATAAAGATAGATGTGAAAGGAACCGTAAAGGTTATTACAACTATCAGAAAAGGGCTTCCAGCCTCCTCGAGGCTTCGAGGATGCTTTCCCGATGCCCAAAACCACTAATTCTTATGTATTCTTCACCACCTGGACCAAATCCAGAACCTGGAACAGTTGTTATATGAGTTTTCTCAAGAATCTCAGCAAATACATCCCAAGATTTCCTACCCGGAAAATGTGCCCATACGTAGGGGGCATTTATGCCCCCATAGACCTTTATACCGAGGGAAGCAAGAGTGTCAATCAGTATCCTTGTGTTCTCCTTGTAGTAGTCAACCACCGAATGTACAGCCTgagaaaatttcaaacaatgaaTATACTATTCATCCTTCTTGTCATAAGTCAAAGTACAAAATTATCAAGGGTTAGATTTAATCAAACACGTGTCAAAATTCTAGAATtccaattatttatgttttccgACCATGGCTTGGCAATCATTTAAAGTAATTCTTTTGCTTGCTTTAAACAATTCTATAGATTACTGATGTAGCTTGAGGAAGAAAAACTTGATGCTGTCCGTAACTACTAGGACACTTTCATTCCAAGGAATTTTTTCGTCAAGGACAACAGAAAAGCAAATTACAAGTTTGTAAAGATATATTATTGCTTCCTGCTTCAAGAAGCTAACTGAAGAGAGTATCTGTTCTGCACTTCTTCCATTAATACCCATAGAAATAAATCCAGAAAATTTCCAGTCGACAATTTTCTACTGACAGTCTTAAGGTAGTGGATGAAGGTAGTAATATTGTGGATAGCTCTACAACTTCAACATAACAAACTATAAATTGGCCctccaaatttaaaaaatgagctacgaattcttttttttggaaaaaaataataaacactCAAGTACCCATTGAAGCCCAAATCTAGGAGCTGAAAAGCTGCTTCTTACCAGAGAAGCTGCACTGTGGCTTCAAAAAAATGAACTAGGATAAGCTAAAGTAGACAGCAGGGACAAATGATGCAGATTGGTCACAGGCCTAGCACTAACCACGAGCACAAACATAAGTGCATTGTATGTGCATGCATATACATATCGAACACTAATGCAATGACAAGTTAAAGACAACAGCTAAAactaatttgattttgcagtGCGTTCCCATATTTAAACTTACCTCCAAACCCTCCGAAGAAAGACATGCTAAACCACCAGCCTGTGCTATATTCGATGCTCCATTAAAGCAAGTACATATAATGCGATTGAAGTCATTTATGACAGGGAACCCACTTGAAAATAAGAGTTCTTCAGGAACTACTGTCCAACCAAGACGCACGCCTGTAAACCCAGAAAATTTGGAGAAAGATGAAATTTCGATTGCAACctgaatgataaaaattaaagttataatggagaattattaaagttataacggagaagaaagcattttTCTGCATACTATTCAATGCTGAGCATGCAATTGATGACTCGTCCAAGCAGATGATAATCAATAGGGCATATGTCTCAAATTACAACCAGCCAAAAGCAAGTTACCTACTTGATAATTATGGTGGGTGGCTGAGCTGGACTAAAGGTATCATAATTGTGCACGTTCATGTTTTCTAGATTTCACCTCACCCAAAGGTGAAAGAGATCAATGTGTTTACCTTTAAAAAATGGCACATGGATTGATTCTGATATGACAAAGACAAACACAATAAGATCAATGtgtttatctttataaaatggcAGATGGATAGCTTCTGATATCACAAAGACAAACACAATACTGGATATGAACATCTAACACAGTGGTCAAAATCCGGAACTACTTAGCCAGATGGCATACAATGGAATTTACCTCTCTGGCACCAGGAATTTCGTAGATAGATCTTGGACAACCATCTGTAACATAAGCTGCATATGCGGagtcaaaaataataatcgaTCCATTGTTCCTTGCAAACTCCACAAGTTGCTCTAATTGGTTTTGGGTTGCTGCATGACCAGTCGGATTATTTGGAGAGCAAAAGAAGATTATGTCTGTTCTGCTAGTGCCTTTTAAGTCAGGAAAGAAATTATTTCCTGGTCCGCATTCCAAATATTCAATATTACAGTACTTCCCAACTTCATCTTCTAAATCACCAGCCTGACCGACTATAACACTCGAGTCTATATAAGCCTGTCAGAAGcaaatcttcatcatcaaaaaccTCAGTGCCATGACCAGGGTATAAATACAAACCAGTGAAACAAATAACCATGTGGCTTAGGTGATCATATCTAGCTCGTATTGTGAGTTAATATTCTGccaaagaat contains:
- the LOC102619865 gene encoding aminotransferase ALD1, chloroplastic isoform X1 — encoded protein: MNKLLTFNSLSYRTSLQPRMVQPSLTVRKEGVGRCTKVHRNINLEKLRNGYLFTEIARRELQHLEKYPNAKVISLGIGDTTQPIPDNISMSMANYARALATAEGYRGYGAEQGNKQELRKAIAETYYKDVLVKESEVFVSDGSQCDIARLLLVLGSNVTVAAQDPSFPAYIDSSVIVGQAGDLEDEVGKYCNIEYLECGPGNNFFPDLKGTSRTDIIFFCSPNNPTGHAATQNQLEQLVEFARNNGSIIIFDSAYAAYVTDGCPRSIYEIPGAREVAIEISSFSKFSGFTGVRLGWTVVPEELLFSSGFPVINDFNRIICTCFNGASNIAQAGGLACLSSEGLEAVHSVVDYYKENTRILIDTLASLGIKVYGGINAPYVWAHFPGRKSWDVFAEILEKTHITTVPGSGFGPGGEEYIRISGFGHRESILEASRRLEALF
- the LOC102619865 gene encoding aminotransferase ALD1, chloroplastic isoform X3 encodes the protein MNKLLTFNSLSYRTSLQPRMVQPSLTVRKEGVGRCTKVHRNINLEKLRNGYLFTEIARRELQHLEKYPNAKVISLGIGDTTQPIPDNISMSMANYARALATAEGYRGYGAEQGNKQELRKAIAETYYKDVLVKESEVFVSDGSQCDIARLLAYIDSSVIVGQAGDLEDEVGKYCNIEYLECGPGNNFFPDLKGTSRTDIIFFCSPNNPTGHAATQNQLEQLVEFARNNGSIIIFDSAYAAYVTDGCPRSIYEIPGAREVAIEISSFSKFSGFTGVRLGWTVVPEELLFSSGFPVINDFNRIICTCFNGASNIAQAGGLACLSSEGLEAVHSVVDYYKENTRILIDTLASLGIKVYGGINAPYVWAHFPGRKSWDVFAEILEKTHITTVPGSGFGPGGEEYIRISGFGHRESILEASRRLEALF
- the LOC102619865 gene encoding aminotransferase ALD1, chloroplastic isoform X4; this encodes MNKLLTFNSLSYRTSLQPRMVQPSLTVRKEGVGRCTKVHRNINLEKLRNGYLFTEIARRELQHLEKYPNAKVISLGIGDTTQPIPDNISMSMANYARALATAEGYRGYGAEQGNKELRKAIAETYYKDVLVKESEVFVSDGSQCDIARLLAYIDSSVIVGQAGDLEDEVGKYCNIEYLECGPGNNFFPDLKGTSRTDIIFFCSPNNPTGHAATQNQLEQLVEFARNNGSIIIFDSAYAAYVTDGCPRSIYEIPGAREVAIEISSFSKFSGFTGVRLGWTVVPEELLFSSGFPVINDFNRIICTCFNGASNIAQAGGLACLSSEGLEAVHSVVDYYKENTRILIDTLASLGIKVYGGINAPYVWAHFPGRKSWDVFAEILEKTHITTVPGSGFGPGGEEYIRISGFGHRESILEASRRLEALF
- the LOC102619865 gene encoding aminotransferase ALD1, chloroplastic isoform X2; translated protein: MNKLLTFNSLSYRTSLQPRMVQPSLTVRKEGVGRCTKVHRNINLEKLRNGYLFTEIARRELQHLEKYPNAKVISLGIGDTTQPIPDNISMSMANYARALATAEGYRGYGAEQGNKELRKAIAETYYKDVLVKESEVFVSDGSQCDIARLLLVLGSNVTVAAQDPSFPAYIDSSVIVGQAGDLEDEVGKYCNIEYLECGPGNNFFPDLKGTSRTDIIFFCSPNNPTGHAATQNQLEQLVEFARNNGSIIIFDSAYAAYVTDGCPRSIYEIPGAREVAIEISSFSKFSGFTGVRLGWTVVPEELLFSSGFPVINDFNRIICTCFNGASNIAQAGGLACLSSEGLEAVHSVVDYYKENTRILIDTLASLGIKVYGGINAPYVWAHFPGRKSWDVFAEILEKTHITTVPGSGFGPGGEEYIRISGFGHRESILEASRRLEALF